The window GGCGTATCGTTATGCGGTGACGGAGACGAAGCGATACTACGAGGATCAGGGTCGCTTGCAGACCGAGCACGCGCAGATCGACGACGATGGCGACAAGAAGGGAACTGCCGAGCCGGACCTGCGCGTCGCGAGCGGCGATGGGGTGCTGGCGCGACGCATCTTTCTCGGCGGCGGCGTGTACGCGTCCATGGCCAGTGCGAACGATCCGCGACTCGCGGGGCTGTACAAGGAGCGGTTCGCGCTCGAGGGCCGCATCGACGAATTGAAGAAGCGCAAAGTATCGATGACTGCCGATGCCTATGATGACGCGCTCGAAAACCTGCTGGTGGAGTTGGCGATGAAGTCCAAGGAGATCCGGACGATGGAGGGACGGTCGTGACGCGCAGAGCGTTGCAGGCAGAGAGCCGAGGGTTGTCGTCCCGAGCGATGTGGCGGATCTGGTTCTCGTTCATCGGCCTCCTATTCTCCTCCTCGCTTCCGGCACAATCAGTCGACGACGCGACGGAGATGTTGCGTTCCGGCAAATACCAGGACGCTGCCGCCGCCTTTGCGAAGGTGCCGGCGACGAACGAGGACTGGGTCGCGGCGCAGCGTGGACTCGTGAGGTCGCTCGTCGCCGTCGGGAAGTATGACGACGCCGAGGGCGCGGCACGCCGGGCGGCATCGTCGCCGAAGGGAGTCGAGCTTCAGAACACCCTGGGCGAAGTGTTGCACGCGCGCGGCAAGAACGCTGAGGCCGAGCAGGCCTTCGTACACGCCGCCGCGCGCGCGTCGGACAGCCTGACGGCAGCGCTCAATCTCGCGATCCTGCATTACGAGCGTGGTGATCGCGATCAGGCCATGAAGGAGTTCGACCGCTTCATCGACGTCTACAATCGAACCGGCGGCGCGTCGCTCTCGAGCGCCGACCTCACTGCCGTCGGCATCGCCTGTCGCTATCTCGGCGCGACCAATCCGCAGCTATTCAAGGATGCGCTCAAAGCGCTTGATCGGGCGATCCAGGAGGGCGCGGACACGCCGGATGGCGACGACGCGCGCATCGCGCTCGGAGAGATGTTTCTCGAGAAGTACAACAGCGCGGACGCGCAGAGCACCTTCGACGAAGTGCTGCGTACCAACCCGTCGGATGCACGCGCGCTCCTCGGCGCGGCGAAGCGCCGCATCTTCGACGGCGCGTCGAACGCCGACTCGCTCGTCCGGGCCGCGCTCAAGGTGAATCCGAACGACGCGGCGGCGCATGTCTTCAGCGCCGAGTTGCATCTGGACCTCGAGGAGTACGCCGACGCGCAGCGAGAGGTGGATCGCGCGCTGGCGGTGAATCCGACGCTTTCCGAGGCGCTCGCCGTGCGCGCCGCGGTGCGCTATCTCGTCGGCGATCAGGCGGGGTTCGACACGGCGAAGCGTCAGGCGCTCGCCGCCAACCCACGCGACGCGGAGCTCTACAATACGCTCGCCGAGCTCTCGTCCCGCGTTAGGCTGTATCGCGAAGCAGCCGATTTTGCGAAGCAGGCGCTCGCGCTCGACGCGAAGAGCTGGCGTGGCTTCGGCTTGTTGGGCATGAACGAGTTGCGGCTCGGACAGATTGCGGACGGCCGCAAGGACCTCGAGACGTCGTTCAAGGGCGATCCCTACAACGTCTGGATCAAGAACACGCTCGATCTGCTCGATACGTTCAAGAACTACGACGAGATCAAGACGGATCATTTCGTCTTCATGATCGAGAAGGACGAATCGGCGTTGCTGGAGCCGTACGTGGCGGAGCTCGGCGAGGCGGCGTATGCGCGCTTCGCGTCGACGTATAAGTACACACCGCCGCCGCCGATCCGGATCGAGGTCTATCGCAGCCATGCCGATTTCTCCGTGCGCACGGTGGGGCTCGCCGGGCTTGGCGCGTTAGGCGTGAGCTTCGGAACGACGCTCGCCTTCGACTCACCGGCCGCGAAGGACGCGGGACCTTTCAATTGGGGCTCGACGGTTTGGCATGAGCTTGCTCATACGTTCACGTTAGGCTCCACCGATCACCGAATTCCAAGGTGGTTGTCGGAGGGCCTGTCCGTCTACGAAGAGCATCGCGCGCGGAAGGGCTGGGGCTTCGACGTGACGCCGTCGTTCCTCGATGCATACCGCAAGAAAAAGCTCGTCTCGGTGAGCCGGATGAACGACGGGTTCATGCACCCGGCGTATCCGGAACAGGTGATGTTCTCGTATTACCAGGC of the Gemmatimonadaceae bacterium genome contains:
- a CDS encoding tetratricopeptide repeat protein, with the translated sequence MTRRALQAESRGLSSRAMWRIWFSFIGLLFSSSLPAQSVDDATEMLRSGKYQDAAAAFAKVPATNEDWVAAQRGLVRSLVAVGKYDDAEGAARRAASSPKGVELQNTLGEVLHARGKNAEAEQAFVHAAARASDSLTAALNLAILHYERGDRDQAMKEFDRFIDVYNRTGGASLSSADLTAVGIACRYLGATNPQLFKDALKALDRAIQEGADTPDGDDARIALGEMFLEKYNSADAQSTFDEVLRTNPSDARALLGAAKRRIFDGASNADSLVRAALKVNPNDAAAHVFSAELHLDLEEYADAQREVDRALAVNPTLSEALAVRAAVRYLVGDQAGFDTAKRQALAANPRDAELYNTLAELSSRVRLYREAADFAKQALALDAKSWRGFGLLGMNELRLGQIADGRKDLETSFKGDPYNVWIKNTLDLLDTFKNYDEIKTDHFVFMIEKDESALLEPYVAELGEAAYARFASTYKYTPPPPIRIEVYRSHADFSVRTVGLAGLGALGVSFGTTLAFDSPAAKDAGPFNWGSTVWHELAHTFTLGSTDHRIPRWLSEGLSVYEEHRARKGWGFDVTPSFLDAYRKKKLVSVSRMNDGFMHPAYPEQVMFSYYQASLVCDLIARDYGEPAIQRMLQAYKAGQPTDAVFKNVLNTDMATFDRKFDAYMRERFATPLAGLDAYRVKMMEARALMQSNQTDAAVASLERAKALFPQYGGDDGPSWALAQIYIKRGDTQRAAEELKQVVASNEANYQAEIALADALTKLGDAKGAAGALEAAIYINPFDMVVHQSLAELARTTGDKRLAVRERRAVVALAPVDRPEALYELAVAYREAGDSVQARRAILRALEDAPNFEKAQTLLLVIHEERTGGRKP